Below is a window of Pseudomonadales bacterium DNA.
CATCAAGACTGCCTTCACGGCTGAACACCCCGTCGCGGCTGGCAGCTTGAGGGCTACCGCTGGCGTTGATCGGGTTTAACACATTTTCAGCAGGCGAACCTGATGCCTCACCGTCGCTATTTTGTAAGTCAGTCATAGTTAAGATTGTTGCTGCTGGCGACTGCCCAATGGCCAAGCTTATTAACCATTGGGCATAATCAGCAGTTTAACTGTCTAGCGTATCTAAGGCTTTTTGGAATCGGTTAGCGTGACTGCGCTCGGCTTTGGCCAAGGTTTCAAACCAGTCGGCTATTTCCTCATGACCTTCATCATGGGCGGTTTTGGCCATACCAGGATACATATCGGTGTATTCGTGCGTTTCACCGGCAATTGCCGCTTTTAAGTTATCAGCCGTGCTGCCCATGGGCATGCCGGTGGCTGGGTCGCCCAC
It encodes the following:
- a CDS encoding rubrerythrin, with protein sequence MSLAGSQTEQNLKDAFAGESQANRRYLYFAAKADVEGYNDVAAVFRSTAEGETGHAHGHLEHLEEVGDPATGMPMGSTADNLKAAIAGETHEYTDMYPGMAKTAHDEGHEEIADWFETLAKAERSHANRFQKALDTLDS